AATCCGACAGGGGCAGGTCGACAGTTGTCATTGGCGTCTCCATCCGCGGCAGTCATCGCGCCTTGGCGTGAATCACGATCCCCCGACTCGCGCTGTTGCCGTGTGCGCACCGATGAGGATTCTGGCATCCCGGCCGTCCCCGCCGCCACGGATTCAGGTCGACCCGAGTGGTCATGCTCATTGACCCGAGCTCAGAGTCCCCCTAGACTTCCGATACTGATAACGCATGTTGTCAGAAGTGGTCAACGATGACTGGGAGTGCGCGCGTGAGTCAAGACATGTCGGACACCTGCCCCGCGGCCAGCGATGAGCCGATAGCTGCCGGCTGTCCCGTGAGCAACGGTGGCTACGACGCACCCCCGATCCCGCTGGGCCCCGACTCGCTGACCTGGAAGTACTTCGGCCAGTGGACCGGTCTGTTCCAGGGGACCTGGGCTGGGTCCATGCAGAACATGCATCCGCAGCTTGGTGCGGCGGTCAAAGACCACTCGATCTTCTTCATCGAGCGCATCCCGCGCCTGATGCGGTCGATCTACCCGATCGGTGGGGTGGTGTTCGACGGCTACCGCGCACCGCAGACCGGCGCCGAGGTCCGCGACTACCACATCGGCATCAAGGGTGTGGACGAGCAGGGGCGCCGCTACAGCGCGCTGAACCCCGACGTCTTCTACTGGGCGCACGCAACCTTCTTCAAGTCGACACTGCTGGCCGCCGAGAAATTCGCCGGCGGACTGACCGAGGCCGACAAGCGGCAGCTGTTCGACGAGCACGTGCAGTGGTACCGGATGTACGGCATGAGCATGCGCCCGGTGCCCAAGTCCTGGGAAGAGTTCCAGGAGTACTGGGATCACATGTGCAACAACGTCCTGGAGAACAACTGGGCGGCCCGCGAGGTCATGGACCTGTCGACCATGCCCAAACACCCGTCATTGGAGTGGATTCCGGACTGGCTGTGGGCGCTAAACCTCAAGGTCGGCCAGCGCTTCCTGACGTTCATGACGGTGGCCCTCTATGACCCGCCGGTGCGCGAACTCATGGGCTACACCTGGTCTGCGCGCCAGGAGCGTCTGCACGGGTATGTCTGCAAGGCCATCACCCTCGTCTCCAAGTACGGCCCCAAGCGTGCCCTGATGCACCCGCGCAAGCGTTCGGCGCTGGACCGGGCCTCAGGCCGCCTCCCGGTGGACGCACCCCTGGTGCAGACCCCGGCGCGCAACCTGCCGCCGGTGGACTACCGCAACGACCCGCACTTCTACTGCCCGAAAGTCGACTGACCCGCGCTGAAGTGCCTAGGACTCAGGCGAATCTGCCTGGGTTCGCCGTGACAGCCCGGCGCAGCGTCGGCCGGTTGGCCCGGTAGGCCTGCACGACGGGTGCGAGCTCGTGGGGGCTGGCCCCGTGCATGATCACCGAGTGCACGCCCAGGTCGAACTGCCGGGCGATGGTGCTTGCGCAGTCGCGGGCCGAACCGGCTGCCACCGCCGCCAACCACTCGTCGGGAATCAGCTCGGCGATCCGCTGCAGCGTCTCGTATGAGGCGCTGGCGTCGATCGGCCCGGCGGTGGCCGCATCGGTGAACAGTTCGGACTGCCGGATCCGCTCCCACACCTGCGGATCCCAGCCGTTGGCGGAGACCAGCACATCGGGATAGGCCTGCAGATAGGTCGCCAAGCGGCCCACCCCGCGGCGCAGCTGATCGTCCTGCGACAGCGAGTCGCACACCGTCGCCAGGCAGGCCCAGATGCGGATGCTGTCGGGATCACGGCCCGCACGTTCGGCACCGCGGCGCACCGCCGCAACCGACGCCGCCGTGGCCTCGTCGGAGAAGAAGGTGTGCAGCACAACGAAATCGGCGATCTCACCGGCGAGTTCCATCGTCTTGGGGCCGACGGCGACCAAGCCGATCGGTGGCCCCTCGCCCAAGCCGTTCGCATGGCGCAGCATCGGCCACTTCCCGGCTGGGCCGTCGTGATTGAAAATCGTCTCGCCGGCCCAGAGCCGGCGCAGGATGCCGAAAAAGTCGCGCAGCCGAGCCGCGGTCACCACCGGCAGGCCGATCGCCGGCCAATACCCGCCCATGCCGCGACCGAACGCCATCGCGAAACGCCCCTCGGTCAGGGCGTGCATGGTCGATCCCACGGTCGCGGTCACCGTGGGGTGGCGGGTGTGGTGGTTGGTCGACGGGGCGATCCCCAGACTGGAGCTGCAGCCCGCAACGGCGCCGCTGAGCACCGCCGGGTCTTTCACGGTGAAGCGTTCCCCGATGTGGCACGAACCCAGGCCGAGCGCATCGGCCTCCCGCGCTTCGGGCAGCACCACCCGAGCATCCGCCGGATGCCGCGTGACGGCGTAGTAGCCGAGTTCGTTCAGTTGGATATCGGTGTCAGCTGCGCTCGACGGGTCGGTGACCTGCGGTGCGGTGCGATGCATCCCGCAATTACACTACGGTGAGTAGCGTTATGCAAGCGGTCCGGCCGAGGTTCCCCACGTTTCAGCTGTTCAGTGACCACACCGAGTAATTCAGCGCGGTGGCGAACACGATCCACCCGAAATACGGCAGCATCAGCAATGCCGCGGCGCGCTGGGTCTTCCAGAACGCCGCGATGGTGACTGCCACGGCGACATCGAGCAGCAGGATGTCGACCAACGCCAGGCCGCGCCAGCCCAGCCCGAAGAACAACGGCGACCACAACAGGTTCAAGACCAGCTGTACGCCGTAGGCGATGATCGCGGGATTCTTCCACCGAGGGTCCGCCCGCCAGACGAGCCAGGCCGCGACCGCCATCAGTAGATAAAGAGCACTCCACACCGGACCGAACAGGTAGCTCGGTGGTGCCCAGCTCGGTTGCGCGAGCTTCCCGTAGTCGGCGGCGGCGTCAGCCGAGGCGAGCCCGCCGAGGGCGGCGACGACGATGACGAGCCCAAGCGAGACCAGGAATGCGGCGAGGTGCTGAGAATTCGGCTGCTGCGTTTTCGACGCGATCGCTTCCATCTAGTCACACTAGGACTCAAACGCAGTACCTGACCAGTTCGCTGGCGCCGCCCGAGCGCCAGGGGAATCCTGGGGAGATGACCAAGCGCATCCTCAACGTCGTCTCCAACGTCGCCCACTACGACGACCCGGCCGAGCCGACCGGGCTGCGGCTCTCGGAGCTGACGCACGCCTATCACGTCTTCGCCGAAGCGGGCTACCGACAGACGATCGTCAGTCCCAAAGGCGGGCAGTCGCCGCTGGAACCGCGGTCGCTGAAATTCCCCAACTTCGACAAGAGCGCTAAGGCATGGAAGGCCGACAATACGAAGATGGCGCTGCTGGCCAATACCACCGCACCCGAAGACATCAACGCGGCGGACTATGACGCGATCTACTTCACCGGTGGGCACGCCGTCATGTACGACTTCCCCAACAGTGAAGGCCTGCAACGCCTCACCCGCGAGATCTTCGAGAACGGGGGAGTGGTGTCCTCGGTCTGCCACGGCTACTGCGGCCTGCTCAACACCACCCTCTCCGACGGATCGCTCTTGGTCGCCGGGCGCAAGCTCACCGGATTCGCCTGGTCGGAAGAAGTGCTGGCGCGCGTCAACAAACTGGTGCCTTACAACGCCGAAGCGGAGATGAAGAAGCGCGGCGCCCACTACGGCAAGGGCCTGATTCCGTTCGCCCCGCACGTCGTCGTCGACGGCCGGCTGGTCACCGGCCAGAATCCGGGATCGGCCAAGGCGACCGCCAAGAAGATCGTCTCGGTGCTGGGCAGGTGACGCCCTCGCCCGCCCCCACCGCCGCCCGCCA
The window above is part of the Mycolicibacter sp. MU0102 genome. Proteins encoded here:
- a CDS encoding type 1 glutamine amidotransferase domain-containing protein, with the protein product MTKRILNVVSNVAHYDDPAEPTGLRLSELTHAYHVFAEAGYRQTIVSPKGGQSPLEPRSLKFPNFDKSAKAWKADNTKMALLANTTAPEDINAADYDAIYFTGGHAVMYDFPNSEGLQRLTREIFENGGVVSSVCHGYCGLLNTTLSDGSLLVAGRKLTGFAWSEEVLARVNKLVPYNAEAEMKKRGAHYGKGLIPFAPHVVVDGRLVTGQNPGSAKATAKKIVSVLGR
- a CDS encoding TspO/MBR family protein — protein: MEAIASKTQQPNSQHLAAFLVSLGLVIVVAALGGLASADAAADYGKLAQPSWAPPSYLFGPVWSALYLLMAVAAWLVWRADPRWKNPAIIAYGVQLVLNLLWSPLFFGLGWRGLALVDILLLDVAVAVTIAAFWKTQRAAALLMLPYFGWIVFATALNYSVWSLNS
- a CDS encoding TIGR03857 family LLM class F420-dependent oxidoreductase; amino-acid sequence: MHRTAPQVTDPSSAADTDIQLNELGYYAVTRHPADARVVLPEAREADALGLGSCHIGERFTVKDPAVLSGAVAGCSSSLGIAPSTNHHTRHPTVTATVGSTMHALTEGRFAMAFGRGMGGYWPAIGLPVVTAARLRDFFGILRRLWAGETIFNHDGPAGKWPMLRHANGLGEGPPIGLVAVGPKTMELAGEIADFVVLHTFFSDEATAASVAAVRRGAERAGRDPDSIRIWACLATVCDSLSQDDQLRRGVGRLATYLQAYPDVLVSANGWDPQVWERIRQSELFTDAATAGPIDASASYETLQRIAELIPDEWLAAVAAGSARDCASTIARQFDLGVHSVIMHGASPHELAPVVQAYRANRPTLRRAVTANPGRFA
- a CDS encoding oxygenase MpaB family protein, producing MSDTCPAASDEPIAAGCPVSNGGYDAPPIPLGPDSLTWKYFGQWTGLFQGTWAGSMQNMHPQLGAAVKDHSIFFIERIPRLMRSIYPIGGVVFDGYRAPQTGAEVRDYHIGIKGVDEQGRRYSALNPDVFYWAHATFFKSTLLAAEKFAGGLTEADKRQLFDEHVQWYRMYGMSMRPVPKSWEEFQEYWDHMCNNVLENNWAAREVMDLSTMPKHPSLEWIPDWLWALNLKVGQRFLTFMTVALYDPPVRELMGYTWSARQERLHGYVCKAITLVSKYGPKRALMHPRKRSALDRASGRLPVDAPLVQTPARNLPPVDYRNDPHFYCPKVD